TACCTACATCTCTCAGATGGTGAATGGGCGCGTGAACTGGATCAAGAGCGACTACTTCCCCGCTCTCGTCAAAATCCTTTCTATTAAAGAAGAGGACGTCAGGAGACTCAACCCAGCGGCGATCATCGAAGTTTCACAGCCAGCGGCGAAAACGTCGCGAGAGCGTAGTGATGTCACGATCGCGGCCAGTCTTCTCGAAGCAGCCGAGCTGTACGGCCAGAGATTCCCTGATCTGCGAGATCAGGCGTGGCAAAACTATCTCC
The Deinococcus aquiradiocola DNA segment above includes these coding regions:
- a CDS encoding helix-turn-helix domain-containing protein; the protein is MAFDHPATDPRVLGERLRAYIRASGKTQAKVAEEIGADPTYISQMVNGRVNWIKSDYFPALVKILSIKEEDVRRLNPAAIIEVSQPAAKTSRERSDVTIAASLLEAAELYGQRFPDLRDQAWQNYLHSFRPHGAIADTPEEWLDLYRDLIKHGITPSRN